The sequence TTTTTAACAACAGCCCGGAAAGGCGCTGGAAGCGACGGTGTCAGGAGACGCGATCCCTAGAAAGGGGCTGCGTTGCATCATCTTCCCGCAGAGCGAGCCGCCGGGACGTGCAGGGACCGAGCCCCGGGGCCGCCCGCTGCTCACGTCCGCACGCGGACAGCCTGGCCGACAGCGCCCCCTCGTGGCCGGCAGCGGCCCTTCCCGGCTGCGGAGGGTGCGGCCCCGCCGGGATCCACCGCccagggactggggtgggggtgcggggggtggggtgtgtggggttttatttctttatgaagAGCTCTATTCTTTGCATATTTGGCTCCAGGGCGGTTTAAAAAGCGATCAACACATTCGGAGCAGCTGATGCTGCGTGGCGTGTgcagagggggctggggtggggcctggacgGGCAGAGGGAGTGAcggcaggagggaggctgggagctgaAAGCCGGTGTGTgggggaagcaaccaatggatgtgtctctgtccctcccctcccttccactctctctaaaaatcaatgggaaaatatcctcaggtgaggattagcaacatcAACAAAAAGTGTCAGTCGATACCTAGGGATTAATTTCACTCCTGAAGACTTTTGCCACAAGAGAAGAGACGTGTCTGATTCTCTTTCTTGCAGGAAAGTTGGACAGGACAGGGGCTCAGGGAACGGGAGCAGGTTGGAGGGGCCCTGGGGTGAGAGCCAGGCGCTGCCCAGCGAGGCAGCCTGGCGGTgacacccccccaaccccaacccttCCCCGGGTCTCCTGGGCAGAGAGGGCCGTGAGCAAGGCTAACTCGAACGCAGTTTGCCTGCTAGGCCTCTGCAGGTGAAGCCTGGACGTAGGCGGTCCTAATGGGACAGATAAAGGGTCTAGAAAATAAACCGTTTGATTTTTCTGTTCCTACCCCCTTTTGACAATAGGCAGACAACTAATTTCATGACCAAAtacaaaatgaggaaagaaaatgggTCTGTCACGCCTCAGAGTCACTCCCACGACCCTGGTCCCCCATCGAGGCAAGTCCAGTCCTCCCTCTGTCTCCTGTTTGACCGGAATCTGCTCCCTCCCCGCGGCGTGGAGGGATTGACACAGGCCCGCCCGGTCCTGGCAGGTCCCCAGGGCTCTGTCTAAACGTCCACCATTTCTCGTTCGGAAGCAGGACTCTGGAAATTTCGCCCCGTCCTTGCTTGTAGGCGTGTTTGATCGCAGGATCACCTTACGCATTTTTCCCACCCAAGAGCAGACTCCCAAAGGGACCGTGGGAAACAGGACAGTTAATTTCACCACCAGGTGGTCGGGGTTGGAGGTTCGGCCTGAGGTTAGCTGCCACCCTATTCGGCCGCCCCTTTCCCTGCAGGTCAGGTCGGAGCAGCGCCCTGGGACGTTTCCAGGTGGCGGCCCGCCCCCGGGagagagagtgcaggaggcagggcttGCTGCCTGTGGCTGGCCTGGCAGGGGGGCCGGAAGCGAGGCCCGCCGGAAGCGCTCCGTGTATTTGCGCGTCTGCTGCCTTGGATGTTGCTCTGGCTAACCTTACCCCTCAGAGCGCGGACTTTCCCGCTCTCGTAGGTAAATGAAAAGGCCGGGACCCAGAGGGAGATGCTGGTGCTTTTTTATGGGAGGGAGCCAGCCCGGCTGGTGGGAGGGCGCGAAGGCGGCGGCGCCGCCGCCGGGGAGCAGCCGGAGACCCCGCGGTTGGAGAGCTTCAGCTTCTAAATCCTAAGCACACCGTGGGCTTCGTTATTATTTTGtcctaaaacaaagaaacaaacacgcATCGTCGAAGAGTGCGTGAACCTGGACGGTAGGCCAAGATGATGAGACACAGAGATTTCATTGTCAGCTCGGAGGTTCCCTGGCCGTGGGAGGGGGTGGGCCCCTAAGGGCTTTGACGATTTCCCGGAGGCTAAGGGTCCAAGACATGCAGCGGAGGGACTTGGGGAACCCACCACCCAGCAGGGAAGCGCGTACCATGGCCCTCCTGACGCTGTCCCTGTCCTGCTGGGGGAGGGTGTCCGCCAGCCCCTTCATCTTCATCGCCGCGTCTCTCATGTCTGCATCAGGGCTGAAAAGTTCCACCGAGACCTCGTGACTGGACAGCAGGCTCATGAAGAAGGTTTTCACGATGAAGTCCAAGCAGCTCTCTGCGGAATCAGCGACACTTTCCCAAGAGGGCAGCCCCCTGGCTGGGTCTGCCCGCGAGGCAAAGGCCGGGCCTGTCGGCAAGAGAGAGCAGCCTTTTCATCAGTGGCCTGGCCGTGGGCATGGGTGGTGCTCCAAGCAGCTGGCTCTTGGGTGCTGCGGGCGTACTTTCTGGGTGGCAGCCGGCTTTCTGCGGCTCGCCTGGGCCTTCCTTGCACttcctggggcggggtgggggcaaaATGCCGCTTGCTCTTTCTGCTAGGTCTCTAGGCAGAGTACTGATCTTAGGAGCTGCTGGCCTGATTTTCGATGCAGTGTGGGGGCTGGGAAGAGACCATTGCGGGTTTCTGGTAACATGTTTCTAGCAGAGACACGTCTCTCGTCAATGGTTAGAGACAGTCTCAGCCACTGGTCCCTGGCCCAGCAGGGGTGGCCCCGTGAGCGCTGGGCCCTGGGGGACGCTCACCCACAGACAGACAGGCTTCTTGTGTCTATGCCTCGCCCGCCGTGTCCCCTTCACCCCGAGTGCTCCCAGGCTGTGCTCCCTTTTCAGGTCCCTGCCCCCAGGAACATGGGAGTCACCATTTCCTGTTCCCTGCAGGCCCATCTCCCACGGAGTCTCAGATCCTCGTCCTTGAAGTCTCTCTGCCTGGACTCCAGGGCCTTACCCAAAGTGGCCAGTTCAAACCAAACTTCTCCGGAACTTGGATCCCTGTTTTGCAACTGGCTATGTCATCAGGCAAGTTACCGTATCATTCGGTagctcagttttctcaactgtgaAATGGGTACAACATCCCTACCCCATAAGGTCGTTGTAAGGATGAAGAGATAATATGTGAAGGGGTAGAGCAGTGATGGGCACCCTGTCAGTGCTAACTAAAAGTTGGATATTGTTGCTGTCATTGTTAGATGTGCACGCACAGACATGCAAGcgcaccccagccccagccctcaacAGTCCTATTTCAGTCCTATCTGGCTGAGCGCCCCCTCCGTCCACAGCACTGAGACCTCCTCACTAGTGTACGCACTAGTCCTAGATGTTATGTCTCCTTAAGGACAAACACTTACACTGCAGCTGTCCCACTGCCTCTGGTTTTGGTTTCTaactcccctgccctcctctagGGTCATAAAAGTTATTGCCGTGGATATTGTGAAACTCGCAAAGTGAATTCACTGGACCGTGttcataaatgtgtgtgtgtgtgtgtgtgtgtgtactgaaaGGAGTAGGAAGGCAGATACAGAGTAAAAAGCAGGTAACAAATTCCCAATAGAGATGAAGGGTCTTGGAGGGAGGTGTGACCcacctttctccctttctcctctcctctctctctctctctctctctctctctctctctctctctctctctctctctctctctttactatCAGTATCATCTGCAACTACGCAGAGACTCCTAACCCTCTCTTCAGAGGACAAAAATGTTTAGAAAACGCCTCTCTGGGTTGTTAGTTTCTTAAAGGGAAGACCCTTTCTAGAATACTCCTTTCTGCCCAGAAGGGAGATCTTGCTTTGGCTTGGGTTTCTTTTGGAGACTTGAGGCTCTGCAGCTCCTTCCAGCCGCCTTGGCTGCCAGCATTGGGTGGAGACCCCGAATCTGGAGGCTGCCCCAGGGCCTCTTGGGGTCTGTCCAAGACTGGGCTTTGGGGAGCGCGTTATCCCTCTCCCATGGAATTCTGAGGGCGTTGGAGGTGGAGGATGAGATACTTTTCGGGTTTCCTCATAGCCTCAGGGCTCTTCCCAAGTTCCCAGGACGGGCTGGTCGCCAGACCCCACTCCCTGGCTGGGCGGCAGC is a genomic window of Myotis daubentonii chromosome 9, mMyoDau2.1, whole genome shotgun sequence containing:
- the SCGB1A1 gene encoding uteroglobin, whose amino-acid sequence is MKLAVTLALATLALCCRPGPAFASRADPARGLPSWESVADSAESCLDFIVKTFFMSLLSSHEVSVELFSPDADMRDAAMKMKGLADTLPQQDRDSVRRAMDKIITKPTVCLGFRS